Part of the Synechococcus sp. UW69 genome is shown below.
TCCTCAAGGGTCGCGTTGACGGCCTCGAGGCCCGTGTTGGCGAACTGGAAGCAACTCAGTTCTCCACCACCACCAAACTCACGGGCCAAGCCACCTGGGTGTTTGGAGCCAACCGCTTCAAGGGATCCGCCTCACGGCTTCGTTCCGAGAGCACCAAGATGTTCGGCGGAACGACGTTCAATTACGACCTTCAGCTGGGGTTGGCGACCTCTTTCAGCGGAAAGGATTTGTTGACCACGGTTTTGCGTGGCGGCAATTTCGACGGCGACGACAACGTCTTCGGCAGTGGTGGGCCGTCGGGTCTGGCAACGCTGGAAACAGCATTTCAGGAGGGTGATCGCCCCAATCTCGTGGCGATCGACAAACTGTTTTATTCCTTCCCGTTGGGTGATGACATCACCATCACAACGGGCCCGATTGTTGGCCAGGAAGACATGCTTGCGGTCTGGCCGAGCGTCTATCCCAGTGATCCGATTCTCGATGTGCTCACGGTGAATGGAGCTCCGGGGGCCTACAACAAAAACAAAGGTGCGGGTGTGGGCATCAGTTGGGCCCCGGAAAGCGGAGCCCGTGCGTCGGCCAATTACGTGGCTGCCAATGGTGCATCGAGCGACACTCGCACTGGCGGCTTCGCCACCGACAAGGCAGGGGGCACCGGCACGCTGCAGCTGGGTTGGGAGGGTGACAACTGGGGTGTGGCTGCGCTCTATTCCAAGGTTCAGAACGGTCAAGACCTGATCGTTTACGCCACACCCTTGGTCAAGGATCACGTCAGTGCCCGGGGTGTGACCCATGCCTATGCCCTTGGTGGTTTCTGGCAACCGCTGCAGACCGGCTGGCTTCCTTCGCTGTCGCTCGGTTGGGGCATCAATCAATCCGAGACCCAGTACAAAGGCCAGGTGAGCACGAGTCAGTCCTGGACGGTGGGGCTGGAGTGGAATGACGTCTTGATGGAGGGGAACAACGCCGGCATGGCTGTGGGCCAACCCGTCTTCGCGACGGATCTTCGTGGAGGTGACACCCCTGCCGATGGTCAGTTCATCTGGGAGTGGTGGTATCAGTTCCAGGTCACCGACAACATCAGCGTCACCCCTGCGCTGTTCTATCTCTCACGACCCATCGGTGAGTTCACACCCAATGGTTCAACGTTTCAACAACTGGGCGGCTTGATTAAAACCACCTTTGTCTTCTGAGCGGTGATGACAAGGGAATACAGAGGAATCACTCAATAACGACGTCTCACCGTTGAAACCGATTCACCTCCGGTCGAAGATCGCGTTGTAGTTGGTGCACAGACCAGACCTCACGCCAATGCTTCGGATTCAGGGGGATGCGCAGCTGCTCCGCTCATTGCTGCTTCATGCGGATAGGGCCTGCTCAGAGCGTATTGAGAAAAGATCTCAATCCGAGGCCCTTATTGAGAATGACTTGCAATATCGACAAGGTCTCTGTACTCTTGCGAGTAATTCTCATTCGCGTTAGTTCGTGACGACCTCCGCTTACCGCTTCCTTCCGGACGATCCGGCGGCACCCTTGTCGATGCCAAGGCTGCAGACCGTCTTGTTGGATCCTGCTGGCCGAGATCAGGCCACTGTTCTTGAAGTCTTGGAAGGCGTCTGTCGGGTGTATTGCCCTTGCGAAGAGACCGAGGGGATGACGTTGGCGTTTTTGCAGTCTGGCGACAGGCTCCGCACCGACCGCATGTGCAGCGAAGGTGCCTGCGTCGAAGCCTTAACGGCATTGAAGTTTCGTCGTGATTCAGTCTCCACGGACGAAATGGGTATCGATGCAGTGAATGAATGGACCTTGCAGCTCCTGCGTGTGCGTCATCTCGGTCAAGCAGAGCAGCGTCTTCATGCTCTTTTGGCCCTGCTGGTGAACCGACTCGGACTCCGTTGCAGCGACACCTATCAGCTTCCCTTTCGCCTCACCCACGATCGCTTTGGTGAACTGATTGGAGCAACACGTGTCACCACTACGCGTCTTCTTTCGAAGTGGCGTCAAGCTGATTTGGTTGCTATGGCACCTGGTGATGTCACGATGCGACTCTCTCCTGAACTCATCAACTCATCACCCCTGCAATTTTGAACGCCGTGAATGTGGATACATTCGGAGTTCTTGGAGACCTCTGCAAAGAAGCTGACTGGATATGGCAGCGCATGCAGTCAGCCAGTCGTTCCATTCAACGCTGTCAGCATCCGCGCCTCAAGGAGCGCCTTATCTCAGAGATATGCCTACATCGCAATCGATGTCTGGCAATACAGGATTCCTTGGCAAAGATCAAACATTATCTTGATCCTCAATCAGCTCAAAAACATTTACTGGAGGAGTTGCTCTTTCGATGTTTATCCCATAGGCTCTCGGTCAACCAAATCTATTGAATAAAAACTCTTGTCTTGTTTGAGGCCTACATAAAGTGTTGGCCTCAATTTTTTGTCTGCAATTTTCAGAATTCCGATCATGGTAAATAGTGTGCCTCTTGAGCTACATTTGA
Proteins encoded:
- a CDS encoding Crp/Fnr family transcriptional regulator; its protein translation is MPRLQTVLLDPAGRDQATVLEVLEGVCRVYCPCEETEGMTLAFLQSGDRLRTDRMCSEGACVEALTALKFRRDSVSTDEMGIDAVNEWTLQLLRVRHLGQAEQRLHALLALLVNRLGLRCSDTYQLPFRLTHDRFGELIGATRVTTTRLLSKWRQADLVAMAPGDVTMRLSPELINSSPLQF
- a CDS encoding iron uptake porin, translated to LKGRVDGLEARVGELEATQFSTTTKLTGQATWVFGANRFKGSASRLRSESTKMFGGTTFNYDLQLGLATSFSGKDLLTTVLRGGNFDGDDNVFGSGGPSGLATLETAFQEGDRPNLVAIDKLFYSFPLGDDITITTGPIVGQEDMLAVWPSVYPSDPILDVLTVNGAPGAYNKNKGAGVGISWAPESGARASANYVAANGASSDTRTGGFATDKAGGTGTLQLGWEGDNWGVAALYSKVQNGQDLIVYATPLVKDHVSARGVTHAYALGGFWQPLQTGWLPSLSLGWGINQSETQYKGQVSTSQSWTVGLEWNDVLMEGNNAGMAVGQPVFATDLRGGDTPADGQFIWEWWYQFQVTDNISVTPALFYLSRPIGEFTPNGSTFQQLGGLIKTTFVF